A section of the Oryza sativa Japonica Group chromosome 1, ASM3414082v1 genome encodes:
- the LOC4325295 gene encoding uncharacterized protein, with the protein MEKGDETLAYPAAAAGGQKTAPIGCFAGDDVAATTDGHPTKSYAAVAAEKTLPNGSVEEDEVTVTAAENPAKSYAAVVAEKTSPNGSVAEDEVTVTAAENRAKSYADVAAEKTYPNGNVEEDEVSVTAAVNPAKSYATVAAEKTVPDGSVAEDEVTVTAPVNPAKSYAAVAANAEIEDLRTTNHDLEEKLAAADREKKGRATEIDGLKDTSDKAKQNSVVFQYIASSSDAKVLALREELEDLQKLLQAEKDEFKADKRDSNQLAGKVGSERAVKMRLEEEVIAMKERARARAAAAAAAAAAEDERVAAPTPGTLQGARVAWPVMAGAAAVGAAAAAVAVVIFLRLKR; encoded by the coding sequence ATGGAGAAGGGCGACGAAACCCTCGcctaccccgccgccgccgccggcggccagaAGACCGCGCCCATCGGATgcttcgccggcgacgacgttgccgccaccaccgacgGGCACCCCACCAAGTcctacgccgccgtcgccgccgagaagACCTTGCCCAACGGCAGCGTCGAGGAGGACGAGgtcaccgtcaccgccgccgagaACCCCGCCAAGTCctacgccgccgtcgtcgctgagAAGACCAGCCCCAACGGCAGCGTCGCGGAGGACGAGgtcaccgtcaccgccgccgagaACCGCGCCAAGTCCtacgccgacgtcgccgccgagaAGACCTACCCCAACGGCAACGTCGAGGAGGACGAGGTCTCCGTCACCGCGGCCGTGAACCCCGCCAAGTCctacgccaccgtcgccgccgagaaGACCGTGCCGGACGGCAGCGTTGCGGAGGATGAGGTCACCGTCACCGCCCCGGTGAACCCCGCCAAGTcctacgccgccgtcgccgccaacgCCGAGATCGAGGACCTCCGCACCACCAATCACGACCTGGAGGAGAAGCTCGCCGCTGCCGACCGTGAGAAGAAGGGGCGTGCCACGGAGATCGACGGCCTGAAGGACACCTCCGATAAGGCCAAGCAGAACTCGGTCGTCTTCCAGTACATCGCCTCTTCTTCCGACGCGAAGGTGCTTGCGCTCCGCGAGGAGCTCGAGGATCTGCAGAAACTCCTCCAAGCAGAGAAAGATGAATTCAAGGCGGACAAGCGCGACTCCAATCAGCTCGCCGGCAAGGTGGGGTCCGAACGCGCGGTGAAGATGAggctcgaggaggaggtgattgCCATGAAGGAGAGGGCCAGGGCcagggccgccgctgccgctgccgctgccgctgcggaGGACGAGAGGGTGGCTGCTCCGACACCTGGGACCCTGCAGGGAGCGCGGGTCGCGTGGCCGGTGATGGCTGGAGCTgcggccgtcggcgccgccgcggcagctgTTGCCGTGGTGATCTTCCTCCGCCTCAAGAGGTAA
- the LOC4325296 gene encoding uncharacterized protein, whose amino-acid sequence MDLEIVGRHALLFDDDPTAEVVNSGGSLVPWAAVGADDLLLDRHDVRHLLDRVPPRPRRSYSAALLSAPSLDGVSEAELDRERFLDLTADDFGGEGSQDAVSSGNGTDTGWADYNSVPFSYGSTAGSDDPNNLSTYYCPSFPVPDRLLNKLPPSEKVHQIIARTALFVSEHGGQSEIVLRVKQGSNPTFGFLMPDHHLHSYFRYLVDHPQLLKDGLDADSNKGCKTANSESGHDASSGGALSLLGAVYESGDEDEGMLPPSPKSTVPGKDVVVHEQGHESSVSAIHCNEETRDGQKATAAATVAAKDKSILTKKNPMITGSSLLAARLEKAKDAMMASSTSDVSDTKVVILEPPSFLKRTMEKIVEFIIRNGKEFEGKLIEQDRTTGRFPFLLPSNPYHPYYLKLLEETQESKSRGGSSEPKDRKSSSEHKDRRSSSEQKDRRSPSERKGSNHGKGESKSKKRSSTSKDASSPDRSSAEPSEKQLYDKHKQGKGKFHMIISGAKKEPPRNVTADEAAAIVMAATRGFGPANIQTNTLKDTSGIGQTRGDNGHTSSFGSFSSLQDPDVPSKPVSNSEACTSLTSSGQPKNEGTGIIDDDWIANTIAKAAAVAASKEADSSEASMTKEQKLKAERLRRAKMFTSIIKSGGSKMADLSTSADQTNEAGRASPGDLNLSESDPQPSAKEREGSSVPFEREGSNLAKQEKDSDDERNRARKYRKKHHPESDEENYDSEESYKHSRKKHRSEDSRAHTSDVHKHKLKRHSKDLEPRHHRHRDSSSEDEHEHRSSKSRHRHRDDYHYHEDDEHRSSHRHQRDHRSSSKRKKDDDRDKSKQTIVLPEVSQNQEKPPGDTAQSSQATTEVPSELRAKIRAMLLETL is encoded by the exons ATGGATCTGGAGATCGTGGGCCGGCACGCGCTGCTGTTCGACGACGACCCGACGGCGGAGGTCGTCAACTCCGGCGGCTCCCTCGTCCCCTGGGCCGCCGTCGGCGCGgacgacctcctcctcgaccGCCACGACGTCCGGCACCTGCTCGACCGCGTGCCTCCTCGCCCCCGCCGCTCCTACTCCGCGGCCCTCCTCTCTGCCCCCTCTCTGGATGGCGTCTCCGAGGCTGAACTCGACCGCGAGCGCTTCCTCGACCTCACCGCCGACGATTTCGGCGGCGAGGGCTCTCAAGATGCGGTCTCTTCAG GAAATGGGACAGATACAGGTTGGGCTGATTATAATTCTGTCCCTTTCTCATATGGGAGTACTGCTGGTTCAGATGATCCAAATAATTTGAGCACATATTATTGCCCATCTTTTCCCGTGCCTGACAGATTGTTGAATAAGCTG CCTCCTTCTGAGAAGGTTCATCAAATTATTGCAAGAACTGCTCTATTTGTCAGTGAGCATGGGGGCCAGTCAGAGATTGTGTTAAGGGTGAAACAGGGTAGTAATCCAACATTTGGTTTCTTGATGCCTGACCATCATCTCCACAGCTACTTCCGGTACCTTGTAGATCATCCTCAGTTGTTGAAAGATGGTCTAGATGCTGATTCAAACAAGGGCTGCAAAACTGCCAATAGTGAGAGTGGGCATGATGCATCATCAGGCGGGGCTTTGTCATTGCTTGGGGCTGTCTATGAGTCTGGAGATGAGGATGAAGGCATGCTTCCGCCTAGTCCAAAAAGCACGGTTCCTGGAAAAGACGTGGTTGTGCATGAGCAAGGTCATGAAAGCTCTGTATCTGCTATACATTGCAACGAAGAAACACGGGATGGTCAGAAAGCAACGGCAGCAGCTACTGTTGCAGctaaagataaatctattttgaCTAAGAAGAACCCAATGATTACTGGCAGCAGCCTTCTTGCTGCTCGCCTAGAGAAGGCCAAAGATGCCATGATGGCATCAAGTACGTCAGATGTTTCTGACACAAAAGTTGTGATTCTGGAACCACCATCTTTCTTGAAGCGTACAATGGAGAAAATAGTTGAATTTATTATCAGGAATGGGAAAGAGTTTGAAGGAAAACTCATTGAGCAAGACAGAACAACAGGAAGGTTTCCATTTCTTCTGCCATCTAATCCATATCACCCGTATTATCTGAAGCTTCTCGAGGAAACTCAAGAG TCCAAGTCCCGTGGTGGTTCTTCAGAGCCCAAAGACAGAAAAAGCTCTTCAGAGCACAAAGACCGAAGAAGCTCTTCAGAGCAGAAAGACAGAAGAAGCCCTTCAGAGCGCAAAGGTAGTAATCATGGTAAGGGAGAAAGTAAAAGCAAGAAACGGTCAAGTACTAGCAAGGATGCCAGTTCTCCTGATAGAAGCTCTGCTGAGCCGTCAGAGAAGCAGCTCTATGACAAACACAAACAAGGGAAGGGAAAGTTCCACATGATCATTAGTGGGGCCAAGAAGGAACCTCCTCGGAATGTCACTGCAGATGAAGCTGCTGCTATTGTTATGGCAGCTACTCGTGGATTTGGCCCTGCCAATATTCAAACAAACACACTGAAGGACACTAGTGGAATTGGTCAGACCCGTGGAGATAATGGACATACTTCAAGCTTTGGAAGTTTCTCCTCTTTACAGGACCCAGATGTACCATCCAAACCTGTTTCAAATAGTGAGGCATGTACCTCACTCACAAGTAGTGGTCAGCCTAAAAATGAAGGCACTGGAATAATTGATGATGATTGGATTGCAAACACTATCGCAAAAGCTGCTGCTGTTGCAGCCTCTAAAGAAGCTGATTCTTCTGAAGCATCCATGACAAAAGAGCAGAAGCTGAAGGCTGAGAGGCTTAGACGTGCAAAGATGTTTACCTCTATTATTAAGAGTGGTGGCAGCAAGATGGCTGATTTGTCAACTTCAGCTGATCAAACTAATGAAGCTGGAAGGGCCTCTCCTGGTGATTTGAACTTATCTGAGTCTGATCCACAACCATCAGCTAAGGAACGTGAAGGTAGCTCTGTGCCATTTGAACGTGAAGGCTCTAATCTGGCCAAGCAGGAGAAAGACTCTGATGACGAACGGAACAGGGCAAGGAAGTATAGGAAAAAACATCACCCAGAATCTGACGAGGAGAACTATGATTCAGAGGAGAGCTATAAACACTCTAGGAAGAAGCACCGTTCAGAGGATTCAAGAGCTCATACTAGTGATGTTCACAAACATAAGCTCAAGAGACACTCCAAGGATCTGGAACCCAGGCATCATAGGCACCGTGATAGCTCTTCAGAAGATGAGCATGAGCACAGGAGCTCCAAGTCAAGGCATCGTCACAGGGATGACTATCACTATCACGAGGATGATGAGCATAGGAGTTCACATAGACACCAGAGGGACCACCGTTCCagttcaaaaaggaaaaaggacgATGACCGAGATAAGAGCAAACAAACTATAGTTCTCCCAGAAGTCTCCCAGAACCAGGAAAAGCCCCCTGGTGACACTGCTCAATCCTCCCAGGCAACAACTGAAGTGCCGAGTGAGTTGAGAGCAAAAATCAGAGCAATGTTGCTAGAAACACTGTAA
- the LOC4325297 gene encoding zinc finger BED domain-containing protein RICESLEEPER 1-like: protein MLEPTAMEVPITSSVNTAVVPVPVVHNPRARKLRSAVWQDFTKERRADGSCVAVCNHCKKQLTATSRSGTTHLRNHLAICTTTSTRRAGKRRKLIVRRILHNKTSTDGQSGDGHASGEDHDNDGTHFDQELSRRDLAHMIVQHGYRFSIVDDVGFQKFVKNLQPRFRMVSYETVRADSMTIYESEKLKLQDALLKIPCRLSISVDMWRSNTQMDFLCLTCHYIDHANDEWKVRKKILNFVHVEAPFTDDQIASLILEKLREWGIDRKLAAIVLDNCASGEIVARELLVVLQPRRLLLLNGNLFQVRSCAHILNLTVQESLEQTSDIITRVREMIQNVKFSQERFEKFQDTAKLLQMDQKLLVLDSPNNWPSTYLMFDSACYYHDVLMRLAEQEAHYGAFLTAKEWADVKALTEILDALYHKMEKFPVENPTANLYFNDMCEVHVLLNTWRNSPSPVVAQVADRMLTKFEGYWDLTRPVMAFASILDPRYKMKSVEYFCRLIYAADQFRAKTTIDDIRQSFTNLCSEYEQSGNSFKNPSALFYSATSNSCMSSVYSNGDDFKTFSRITLSDARRGLDQYIQETSSGQSFKSDLDMYLEEPVYRQKEGHLDNFDILGWWKSFAAKYPVLSQMARDILAVPVSIIPLDSDARTLNEYLSTMDPSTVQGLVCAQDWLREDTEVASSDGHADDKAARGDELIVLPK from the exons ATGCTGGAGCCAACAGCTATGGAAGTGCCGATTACTAGCTCAGTGAACACTGCAGTGGTGCCTGTGCCTGTGGTGCACAATCCACGGGCACGGAAATTGCGGTCTGCAGTTTGGCAGGACTTCACTAAGGAACGGCGTGCTGATGGAAGCTGTGTTGCTGTCTGTAACCACTGTAAGAAGCAGCTCACAGCTACTAGCCGGTCAGGCACCACACACCTACGCAACCACCTCGCAAtctgcaccaccacctccacgcgTCGTGCTGGTAAGCGCCGGAAGCTTATTGTGCGCCGTATTCTCCACAACAAAACCTCCACTGATGGACAGTCTGGTGACGGACATGCTTCGGGAGAGGACCATGACAACGATGGCACGCATTTTGACCAAGAACTCAGTCGGCGAGATCTTGCCCATATGATTGTCCAGCATGGGTACCGGTTTTCAATAGTGGATGATGTGGGCTTCCAAAAGTTTGTCAAGAACCTCCAGCCACGGTTTAGGATGGTGTCATATGAAACAGTGAGGGCTGATAGCATGACAATTTATGAAAGCGAGAAGCTGAAGCTGCAGGATGCTCTGCTCAAGATCCCTTGCCGACTTAGTATCTCAGTTGATATGTGGCGATCGAATACACAGATGGACTTCTTGTGTTTGACCTGTCACTATATTGACCATGCCAATGATGAGTGGAAAGTTAGGAAAAAAATTCTGAACTTTGTGCATGTGGAGGCACCTTTTACAGATGATCAGATTGCTAGTCTCATTCTAGAGAAGTTGCGTGAGTGGGGTATTGACAGGAAGCTAGCTGCCATTGTACTGGACAACTGCGCCTCTGGTGAGATTGTTGCTAGAGAGCTTCTCGTAGTTCTGCAGCCTAGGAGACTCCTCCTATTAAATGGGAATTTGTTCCAGGTGCGCTCTTGTGCGCACATTCTTAACCTCACAGTCCAAGAAAGCTTAGAACAGACATCTGATATAATTACTAGAGTCCGTGAGATGATTCAGAATGTCAAGTTCTCACAAGAAAGGTTCGAAAAGTTTCAGGATACTGCAAAACTGTTGCAGATGGACCAAAAACTGCTAGTTCTTGATTCTCCTAATAACTGGCCGTCTACATACTTAATGTTTGATTCTGCATGTTACTATCATGATGTTCTCATGCGCCTTGCAGAACAGGAAGCACATTATGGTGCTTTTCTCACTGCGAAGGAGTGGGCCGATGTGAAAGCCCTCACTGAAATACTTGATGCGCTCTATCATAAGATGGAGAAGTTTCCTGTGGAAAATCCGACTGCAAATCTCTATTTTAATGACATGTGTGAGGTGCATGTTCTTTTGAATACCTGGCGTAATAGTCCATCTCCTGTTGTTGCACAAGTGGCTGACCGAATGCTGACAAAATTTGAGGGGTACTGGGATCTTACTAGACCAGTAATGGCATTCGCATCTATTCTGGATCCTCGATATAAGATGAAGTCTGTTGAGTACTTCTGTAGACTCATTTATGCTGCTGATCAATTTAGAGCAAAGACAACAATAGATGACATTCGGCAGAGTTTTACCAATTTGTGCAGTGAATATGAACAGTCAGGAAATTCATTCAAGAATCCATCTGCTCTCTTCTACTCTGCAACCAGTAATTCTTGCATGAGTTCGGTATACAGCAATGGTGATGATTTTAAGACCTTCTCCCGTATCACATTATCTGATGCTCGAAGGGGACTTGATCAATATATACAGGAGACGTCATCAGGCCAATCCTTTAAGTCTGACTTAGACATGTACCTTGAGGAACCGGTCTATCGCCAAAAGGAAGGGCATTTAGATAATTTTGACATCCTGGGATGGTGGAAGTCCTTTGCAGCAAAGTATCCTGTCCTTTCTCAAATGGCTCGTGATATTTTAGCTGTCCCTGTATCTATCATCCCATTGGACAGTGATGCTCGGACATTAAATGAGTATCTCAGTACCATGGACCCTTCAACAGTGCAGGGATTGGTATGTGCGCAAGATTGGTTGCGGGAAGATACAGAAG TTGCTAGTTCAGACGGTCATGCAGATGACAAAGCGGCACGTGGTGATGAACTTATCGTGTTACCAAAATAG